In the genome of Petrotoga olearia DSM 13574, one region contains:
- a CDS encoding lysophospholipid acyltransferase family protein, with translation MKKVLETIKAVLFTIWLIIGFFGVVIVYGSYVLIKANILEKRKGAKASQEYIRTVVSWFGKVTFKFLNSKISVYGEKNIPQEGPYVIVANHQSIFDIPLILGYIYPTAFIAKKELSMIPILGSFIKRLGSILIDRSNVKSGAIALKKFAKLSQSGEIITIFPEGTRSLDGQVGEFKKGTLLIPFRYNIKILPITIDGTINMSKKGSLFIKPSNINLFIHEPVEPKHFASEGELRECLKSIIGEKVTSEPQLALKETRS, from the coding sequence TTTTGGTGTTGTTATTGTATATGGAAGTTATGTATTGATAAAAGCAAATATTTTGGAAAAACGGAAAGGGGCTAAAGCCTCTCAAGAATATATTAGAACAGTTGTATCTTGGTTTGGGAAGGTTACTTTTAAATTTTTAAATAGTAAGATTTCAGTTTATGGCGAAAAAAATATACCACAAGAAGGTCCTTATGTAATAGTAGCGAATCATCAAAGCATATTCGATATTCCTTTAATTTTAGGTTATATTTATCCAACAGCTTTTATAGCCAAAAAGGAACTTTCTATGATTCCTATATTAGGAAGTTTTATCAAAAGACTTGGCTCTATCTTAATAGATAGAAGTAATGTAAAAAGCGGCGCCATAGCTCTTAAGAAATTTGCAAAATTATCCCAATCAGGAGAAATAATCACCATTTTTCCGGAAGGTACAAGAAGTTTAGATGGTCAAGTTGGTGAATTTAAAAAAGGAACTCTTTTAATACCTTTTAGGTATAATATAAAAATATTACCCATCACAATAGATGGAACTATAAATATGAGTAAAAAAGGGAGTCTATTTATCAAACCTTCGAATATTAATTTATTCATACACGAACCAGTTGAACCAAAACACTTTGCTAGTGAAGGAGAATTAAGGGAATGTCTCAAAAGTATTATCGGTGAAAAGGTTACAAGTGAACCTCAACTGGCGTTGAAAGAGACCAGATCGTAA